The genomic DNA GAGCCGTCAGGATCGGCCACGATCACGAAATCGTTGCCGGTCCCATGACCTTTCGTGAACGCAATGGTGTGTGGCATCCATCAATTCTAGGCCGCTCGCCTGCGACGCAGGTCTAGGCATCTCGCATTCACTGCGCGCTAGTCCGCGATAAGTCGCTTGCCCGTAGACCACACGTCGAATGCCTCGTATCCGAGCGCATCATAGAAGCCACGAGCAGATGCGTTCTCTGGTCGCACCATCAACTGGACTTTTGGGCACCCCATCGCAAGCAGCCGTTTTTCCGCTTCAGCGACAAGCGCCCGGCCGACGCCGGAGCCACGATACTGACGAGAACTTGCGAGATAGTACAGCCAGCCTCGATGTCCGTCGTATCCCGCCATCACTGTGCCGACGACTTCTCCCTCGCGCTCCGCGACGAGAAAGAGTTCGGGCTGAACCGCAAGCTTTCGCTCGATGTCTTTGCGTGGGTCGTTCCAAGGCCGAGTCAGTTCGGCCTCTTCCCACAGTGTGATGACAGGTTCGAGGTCTTCGGAGCCAAAAACGCGAATCACGACAGTCACTTTTGATCCACCAAATCTGCAGCATCACAGCCGGAGTCGACCCACTGCACACCCGAGAGACGCTTGAACCACGACACCTGGCGCCGGGCATACCGCCGTGTCAGCGCCTGCGTCTCAGCTATTGCGTCCGACTCGGACTTCTCGCCCCGCAGCTGTGCCAACGCCTGCGCGTACCCGATCGCCCTGCCTGCGGTCACACCATACTCGAGCCCGATGTCGCGCAATTGCGCAGCCTCTGCCACCAAACCCTCGCGCCACATTGCCACGACGCGTTCATCCAATCGCTCGACCAGCTCAGCTCGAGGCACGGAAACACCCACAACGGTCGTCTCTCGATGCCAGAGGGCAGGCTCTTCCGGCAACGCAGCACCGTGGGTACTCTCGCCCAGCTCGATGACCTCGAGAGCCCTGACGACGCGTCGTCCATTTCTAGGATCCACGCGCTCTGCGGTTGCCGGGTCAAGCTCACGAAGTCGATCAAAGAGGACCCCTGGACCGCTCGAAATGAGCTCTGCTTCTAGTCGCGCACGAATTCCTTCATCTCGAGGAGGAAAACGAAAATCGTAAACAACGCTCGACACGTACAAACCTGATCCGCCCACCAAAATGGCGTCGGCGCCACGGGAGTGGATATCAGTAATCGTCGCTCGCGCCGTTTCTTGAAACCATGCAACTGCAGCTTCTTGTGTCACATCCAACACATCGAAGAGGTGGTGCGGTATGCCGCGCCGATCCGCTTCGGCGAGCTTTGCGGTACCGATATCCATTCCGATATACAGCTGCATTGCATCGGCATTTACAACCTCGACCGGGCGCGCGCGCTCTCGGAGGACTTCGGCGAGGTCGAGTGAGAGGCGTGTTTTTCCGGTTCCGGTTGCACCCACGACCACCCAAAGTCGGGGCTGGGCAGTCAGAGTCACACGCCGA from Microbacterium endophyticum includes the following:
- a CDS encoding GNAT family acetyltransferase, whose protein sequence is MTVVIRVFGSEDLEPVITLWEEAELTRPWNDPRKDIERKLAVQPELFLVAEREGEVVGTVMAGYDGHRGWLYYLASSRQYRGSGVGRALVAEAEKRLLAMGCPKVQLMVRPENASARGFYDALGYEAFDVWSTGKRLIAD
- the miaA gene encoding tRNA (adenosine(37)-N6)-dimethylallyltransferase MiaA, whose translation is MTLTAQPRLWVVVGATGTGKTRLSLDLAEVLRERARPVEVVNADAMQLYIGMDIGTAKLAEADRRGIPHHLFDVLDVTQEAAVAWFQETARATITDIHSRGADAILVGGSGLYVSSVVYDFRFPPRDEGIRARLEAELISSGPGVLFDRLRELDPATAERVDPRNGRRVVRALEVIELGESTHGAALPEEPALWHRETTVVGVSVPRAELVERLDERVVAMWREGLVAEAAQLRDIGLEYGVTAGRAIGYAQALAQLRGEKSESDAIAETQALTRRYARRQVSWFKRLSGVQWVDSGCDAADLVDQK